Part of the Homo sapiens chromosome 17 genomic patch of type NOVEL, GRCh38.p14 PATCHES HSCHR17_13_CTG4 genome is shown below.
GCTTAgtccagtgcttggcacagaggtTCAAAACCCTAGCCaactcctgtgtgtgtgtgtgtgtgtgtgtgtgtgtgtgtgtgtgtgtgtttagacagaatctctctctgtcgcccaggctggagtgcagtgaagtgatcttggctcactgcaacctccttccagattcaagcaattctcctgcctcagcctcctagtagctgggactacaggcgtgcgccaccatgaccagctaatttttgtatttttagtagagatgcggtttcaccacgttggccaggctggtctcgaactcctgacctcaggtgattcacccacctcggcctcccgaagtgctgggattataggctttaGCCACAGCATCCGGCTGGCCAACTCCCCTCTTGACTCTGGAAGGAGACAATGATAAATCCCAATGGCTTGATGAGACAGTAACTCCAACACCAATGTGATTAAGTTTTGCTTTTGACTTTCTCCCTCTGCCATAGTCTgacccagtggttctcaaacagggGTGATTTTTGCACTCCCAGGCAatgtttggcaatgtctggagacatttgtgATCATCACCCTCAAAGGATGCTACTAGAATCTGGTtcatagaggccagggatgctgcttaaCATCCTATAATTCACAGGACAGCCTTTACAACAAAGAATcgcccagcccaaaatgtcaataatgctgaAGTTGAGAAGCCCTGGTCGACCCTCACACTGTGCTCATGATGACTCAAGCTGCCCCTTGAGGACAAGGAATAGGCCTCCATTCTGTGCACTAAGTGTAGGGAGTGACTGCTTTGAAGAGACTCTGTCCTTGGATTTTGTAAGATACAGAATTTATCCTATGAGTGTCTTGGAGGAAGTAGGAGAACATAAACAAAATTCTCACACAAGAAATCCAAGTTACCCAACCTTCTTTGTTGTAAGTATGATCCCTGATCCCCACTTGTTTTTCTTCCTGTGGACCCAAAAACAATTGGCTTCCTTTCCTCCCCAGTCTCTCTATATCCAGAACCATGTTCTTCCATTGAGTTCTCCACACCAACCAAGGCCAGAGGGATGTTCCAAAACCAGTGCTCTTCCTGTCACCTCCTTGCATGCAGCCCCTTGATGCTTTCATGTCAGCCCTGCATCAAACCGAAATACCTCTGTCTAGCATGCAAGACCCCACATAGACAGATCACTGTCTACGACCTGACCTCATGGCTCATTCCTCAAAGAACAACTCTCCCATGCCTCACCTAATGAACAATTTGCCCTCAAGCCCCATTCACTTGTACAAGTCTCCTTTGCCTAGAAagtttttcctttcctgtttgTAACTGGTTAATTCCTACTCATACTGAAAGACTCGATGCCAGTATCACATTCTCCAATAATTCTTTCCTTGTTCCCCAACTATGCTCTGCTGAGTTCATGGTGCTCTATGCTTATCTCCAAGTACTTGGCACAAAGGAATGTCATAATTGTCTTGCTGCCCACCAGAGAGTGAGTTTCTTGAGAACAAAGACTGAGACTTCTTATGTTTATTCTTAGAGCTAAACACAGTCCCTGGCACCTAGCTGCTGTCTAATAATGCCAgagggatgggtgggtggatggatggttgaaTGGAGCTGCTGTTAAAGAAGAAGCAAGTCACTGATGAGACTATGGCATTAATGGAAGAGCAAGGAGAACAGCAAGTTGCTTCAGCTTAGCCACCTTTATTGGACAGTTACATATTTTACCTGATTGGAGAAGTCCCTAAGGAACACAAGCATGCATAGCAAGGGAGCACATACATGATGACAGAAAAAACTACATGCAGGAAAGAGACCCGAGATGATGTGGCAAAGCAGCTCTTCTCAGCTTAATcgtagcagaagacaagaaccTGGAATGTCTCCCTCTCACTGTCCAGAAGGCCTTCATTTAAGTGATCAGGATACTGACATTTCTGATGAGTTCTTTGAGGGGTAAGCCGATTGTGAGTAACAATGCAGAAAGAAAGAGCTCCTAGCTAAGTCATAATGAGCTTTGGGGAGGACAGTGCAGTTTTGTCTCTAGCTGGTGGCTTGACTTGCAAGAATTGGGGGGCTGAAGCCAATTTAGCAGTTGGCAGGCTTGCTGGCAGCAGGCTGAGCTGCTGCGGCCTCACGGGTGGTTGGGCTGATGGGTTTGGCTTCAGTGGGCTGGCAGGGAGCCTCTTCTGAGACATCCACCTTGCAGGGGGTTGTGTCAACACAATCCAGTTGGCTGGAAGTGGATTTTTTGCAATCCCGTTTGCAAGAGTCAGACTCAGTGCAAGATGGGCGGAAGTAGACTGGGCGGCAAGAGTAGGAAGTGACACAGGCTGGGCGGCGCAGGATGGAGTAGCATGGGCGATAGCAGGCAGGACGGTAGGAGATGGATGTCATGTATGGCTGCCTATAGGTGAGGAGTCCAGAGCAGATTGGGCGGCAGATCGGACGGGAGACCGGGCGGTAGGAAATCGTAGCACTGCAAGGCCGTTTGCTGGAACTGGGTATGTAGAAAGTCCTAGGACAAGTTGGTCGGCAGATGGCAGATGCAGAAGACCCTGGACTGCAGGAAAGAGGTCGGCAGGAGGTAGATGGGCAGGAAACTGGCTCAGGGCAGACAGAAGGACAGCGCTTGACTACATAGCAAGTAGGTTGGCATGGACTGGACACACAGACAGCTGGTGAGCAGGGGCTGGGCTCAGAGCAGATGGGTTGGCAGATACTGGAGACACAACAAGAAGGCTCTTGGCAAGTGCTGGGGACAGAAGGTGGCTCGCACGAGCTCTGAACACAGCAGACAGGGCGGAGGCAAACTGGCTCACAGACCAGAGCCACACACGTAGCTGGCTGGCAGATGCTAGACTCTGAGCAACTTGGCTCACAAGGGCTGGGGTCACAGCAGACAGCCTGGCAGCTACTGGTCACAGAGCAGGTAGGTGTCGGGCACACCGGCTGACAGCAGGAAGGCTCACAGACCACAGGTTGGCAGGAACTAGGCAGGGTGCAGACAGCTGAACAGCAGCTGGGCTCACAGACAACTGGCTGGCAGCAGCTGGATTTGCAGAGGACAGGCTGGCAGGAAGTGGGCACACAGAGGACTGGTTGGCAGGAAGTGGCTTCAGAGCCTACAGGCTGGCAGCAGCTGCTCACGGAGCAAGAAGGCTCACAAATAGCAGGCTCACAGCACACAGGTTGAGCACAGCTGCTCACGGAACAAGAAGGCTCACAAACGGTGGCCTCAAAGCACACAGGTTGGCAGCAGTTGCTCACTGAGCAAGAAGGCTCACAGATGGTGGCCTCGAAGCACACAGGTTGGTAGCAGTTGCTCACAGAGCAAGAAGGCTCACAGGTGGTGGCCTCACAGCACACGGGTTGGCAGCCGCTGCTCACGGAGCAAGAAGGctcacaaatgacaggatcacAGCACAGGGGTTGGGCACAGCTACTCACAGGACAGGAGGGCTGACGGCACTGTGGCCCACAGCTGGATGATCCACAGCTGTCTTGACAAGTCACCAGCTGCCATGTCTGGCTCTGGCAGGAACTGGGCAGGCAGATGGGGCCTCCACAGCTCACCTCAGTGGAGCAGAGAGAGGTGGCTGGCACGGAGAAGCATTTCCTAGAAGAGCAACTGCCAGACATGGTGGAGGTGGCCGTGCTTCCTTGTGCTGAGTGCTGAGAGGTTGCTGCCTCACTGTGACagctccctgaggccctcacTTTTATACCCCCTCACTGGCGTGTTCTGTTTGGGACTCCTGCATCTTTTCCTCATTGTTGTTTGGGCCAGTTTGCAGAGGAACATCTTATTATACCACCGTTTGTTGATCTGGAAGCTGTTTATCTACCCGTAAAGAAGGTGTTTATTTATTGATGTGCTAAATTTGGAATCCTCAGAGCTACAGGTAGTCTTGGAAGAAGCATCCTCACCTCCAAACTGGATAATCTATATTTCTGAGCATTGTGAACagggaaagaagaatgaaacttatGATTTATCCACCTTCTAGTCTTCCATACAGGGCCCTGGGTTGGATTCAGAGGATGCCACAGGAATAAGACCTATTCACCCATTCTCTTGGATCTCGCCTTCTAGTGGGCAGATAAGCATGCAGACAAACtcactgcaatacaataataagtTCAACAATAGACATACAGAGATTAATTGAGAGGAGAGGTGATGAACTCAGTTGGGAAAAGAACAACTGGGCTGGATTTTAAATGACTGCACCTTACAGCAATGATCTTGCTTAAAACCACCAGCAATCTCATGAGGCAGAGATTTTTCTCCACcattagaaatgaataaatggtCCAGgaaccatggctcacgcctgtaatc
Proteins encoded:
- the KRTAP16-1 gene encoding keratin-associated protein 16-1; this translates as MSGSCSSRKCFSVPATSLCSTEVSCGGPICLPSSCQSQTWQLVTCQDSCGSSSCGPQCRQPSCPVSSCAQPLCCDPVICEPSCSVSSGCQPVCCEATTCEPSCSVSNCYQPVCFEATICEPSCSVSNCCQPVCFEATVCEPSCSVSSCAQPVCCEPAICEPSCSVSSCCQPVGSEATSCQPVLCVPTSCQPVLCKSSCCQPVVCEPSCCSAVCTLPSSCQPVVCEPSCCQPVCPTPTCSVTSSCQAVCCDPSPCEPSCSESSICQPATCVALVCEPVCLRPVCCVQSSCEPPSVPSTCQEPSCCVSSICQPICSEPSPCSPAVCVSSPCQPTCYVVKRCPSVCPEPVSCPSTSCRPLSCSPGSSASAICRPTCPRTFYIPSSSKRPCSATISYRPVSRPICRPICSGLLTYRQPYMTSISYRPACYRPCYSILRRPACVTSYSCRPVYFRPSCTESDSCKRDCKKSTSSQLDCVDTTPCKVDVSEEAPCQPTEAKPISPTTREAAAAQPAASKPANC